The nucleotide window TAATGAGGATGCAAGTATTGTTGAAGCACCAGGAGCATTAGGTGAATTTGGTGTTTTAGTCGGGCATACTCCTTTTATGTCAAGCTTGAAAGTTGGGGCTTTGAAGTATAAAGACAAAGATAATAAAGAACGAGTAGTCTTTGTTAGTGGTGGTTTTGCAGAGGTATTACCTGATAAAGTTACTGTATTAGCTGATTCTGCTGAGAGGCGAAGAGATATTGATGCTAATAGGGCTAAATCTGCTTTAGAAAGAGCTCAAAGACGTATTGATACTAAATCATCAGCAGATGTTAATTTCATACGAGCTAAAACATCATTGGAACGCGC belongs to Desulfobacterales bacterium and includes:
- a CDS encoding F0F1 ATP synthase subunit epsilon yields the protein MVGNINLVVVTPEKIVVNEDASIVEAPGALGEFGVLVGHTPFMSSLKVGALKYKDKDNKERVVFVSGGFAEVLPDKVTVLADSAERRRDIDANRAKSALERAQRRIDTKSSADVNFIRAKTSLERA